The genomic DNA AGTTGGCAATGTAATAGAGCAGGGACATCCTTATCCTGGCCCTTAAGTTCCCAAGAGCCAGCTTTTGATCCTTCATGAAGAACTCGGACCTCTCGCAGCTCTCCACTATATCCGCTATGTCCCTATACCAGTAGTTGATCCCCAACCTCTCGACGACCTCGAGTGAGTCATCCACATCCCTCCTCGGCGTCACCCTCGAGTCCGGCAGTATCATGCCGTGGACCCTCTCCTTTCCCAGGGCCCTGACGCATAGATAGGCGAGCACAGTCGAGTCAACCCCTCCGCTAACGCCTAAAACAACACCTTTCGCCTTAGATCCCGCTACCATTCCCCTTATGAACCCCACTATCACCTTCTCCGCGTTCTCCAGGTCTATCCTCAGGGAGTCCAGGGTCAGCATAGGGTGAGGGGAAATCAACCTTATTTACGCCTTAACGCGCAGGCATGTGGTGTTGAGATGAACTGGGTGGGGATCCTCTCACTCCTGCTGTTCCTCCTCACATTCATGACGACTTGGTGGTGGATGGAGGGCTATCTTCCAGGCGTAGGAGGCTTCTTCAAGTACAATGGGAATCCGATCACTTTCGTATGGTCATCTGGAAACACCTCCTCTCTCGGATTATCTCTCGAAACCTTCAAGTGGTTGTCCGAGGAGGGAAGGCTTCCACCTGGAGTTGCGCACAGGATAGGGCTGACTAGGTTCTTCCTAACGCTCTGCACGACCACTCTATCCCTTGCCTTCCTGATATCAATATATGCCCTGCTGGGGAGATCCTCAAGGGCTTACTTCGCAGCAGCAGCTCTGGTGTTCGTTTCCTTCCTCCTCTTCGAGTTCTCCTTCCTGGCAACGGAGGCCCCCAGGGCCGCAACCCTCATGCTGGATTTGGGCGGGGAGCAGGGTTACGTCAAGTGGGGGGAGGGTACCGGGAAGTACCTGGCGATCCTGCTCTCAGGAGCCCTCCTTATCTCCGGGTTCATCAACAGCTACCTCTACGAGAGGCCCGTGATCCCTAGGAGGAGACCCCGTAGGGCTAGAAGTTACTGGTGAGGGCTCCCGCTCAAATGCATGGAGCCGGGATCAAATTGACTCGCATCCTTTGACCTTCAAATCTTATACTGTACGACTGTGCCATAAAAGTTTAATTCAGGGCCTCGATGCTGGCGAGGGTGGTCCCGTGCCCAAGGCGAAGAAGCTCCTGATAATAGCCAGCAAGGGTACCCTTGACATGGCCTATCCCCCATTGATACTTGCCCAAGTCGGGGCGGCCATGGGTCTGGAGGTGGGTGTTTTCTTCACGTTCTGGGGGCTCAACATAATAAGGAAGGATACCGTTGACAAGCTGAAGATATCGCCCGTGGGCAACCCCGCGCTCGGCATGCCGAACATACTCGGCATGATACCAGGGATGACCGCGCTCGCGACCAGCATGATGAAGAGGAGGATAAAGGCCATAAACATGTCATCCATCAGGGAGATGATAAGGGAGTGCAAGGAGCTTGGCGTCAAGTTTTACGCTTGCTCCAACACGGTTGAGCTGATGGGGTTGAAGAGGGAGCAGCTGATAGATGAGGTCGACGACATAGTCGGGGCCACAACATTCCTGGAAATGGCCAGTGAGGACGCCATAGTTCTATTCATTTGAACAATTTTCCCATTTTTATATGAACCTTATCCTCTCCAAACCAGCTATCTCCGCGTAGACCTCAACGAACCCCTCGAACCTGACACCCCTTATCTTCTTCAGGAGGATCTCCTCCACCTGGAAGGTCCCGCTTGGATCCCTCATGCCGACTGTGATCCTCAGCGGCTTCTCCTCCCCCCTGCTTATCCTAACCTCCTCAACGGCCAGTGCCGAGAACTTGTGAATGTCATGGCGGCCCAGCTGGAAGGGAATCCTCGCCCTCTCCTTCTCCATGTCGCAGCCATCAGCCGTGGCCACCACGCCCGCCTCTATGCTGGTGGGCTCGAATCTCCCCATGTGACACATGATTGCCTCGAGTATCATGCTAGCTATCTTCACCTCCTTGGCCGGATCACCGTAGTAATCCCTGAGGATCTCCTCCACCAGGGGCCTCGCTAGGGTAACGCTCAGCAGCTCGTGCTCCTCCCTGTGCACTGCATTCCCTATGTCATGAAGGAAGCTAGCCACCATGACTATGAGCTTCGAATCCTCGAAGTCGCGCCAGTCCTCGGTGACCACGATCTCAGGCCCCAATATGTCGAGTATCTTCAGGGAGTTCCTAGTCGTTATCATCGCATGAGTTAAGCCGTGATCGTTGTACTTCAGTCTGTGAACCAGCACTATGTTAGACATGTCCAGGAGCCCCTTGATCCTGGGATCCTCCCTCAGGCGCTTGAAGACCCCCATCAGCTTCTCCGAGCCCTCCAAGTAGCTCGCTATCTCCCTCTCGATCTCGAAGTTCATGTCCGCTTCCTCACTCACCGAGGAGCCCCAGCCTCCTGAGGGCCTCCACTATCATCCCCTTGGGAGGGTAGCTGTATATCCTCCCCTCCCACTTGTATATCCTGGTGCAAGCGGCCCTGTAGACTCCCTTGTCCTCGAAGTTCGGATCCACATCAACTCCATTTATCCTGACGGTTGGCACGCCCAATATCTTGTGCTCAGCCGCCTCCTCATCGTTCACTAGGGTGATCTCCTCTATCTCATGAGATATCCCGGCCTCCGAGAGGGCCTCCCTGAGCTCCCTGAGCAGCTCATCTGCGGGGCACTCGGGCGTGTAGTAGACCGTGACCTTGGCTCTCCCGCTCATAAGCTTAATGGTGAGGCACCCCATTTTTTATCTTTCCGTCATCACACTCCATCCCGAGTGAGTGCTATATGATGCATTCCCATGGCTCGAGCGATCCTCTGATCGGTTTGAGGACCTCGGACGTCTCAGAGAGGATACTGGCTCACCTGATAGATCTGCTCATAGTTTCAGCGATTCAACTCCTCTTGAGCATCCCGATAATGCTCACTACCTCACTAGAGAGCTTGATGGGTCTTATGCTCCTCCTCTCCACGATCCCGATCGTCCTAGTGCTCTACTTCACCCTGTTGGAGGGCCTCACGTCCACCACAGTGGGCAAGAGGGCGCTCGGTCTCAGGGTCATATCCTTGAGCGAGATGAGGGCCGTCTCGATGAGGGAGTCCTTCATCAGGAACCTCTTCAGGCTCTCGGATATGCTGACCCTCTACCTATCCCTCCTGATCCTGAGGGGAGGGAGGAGAATCGGTGATTCCCTCGCCGGGACGGCAGTGGTCTCGGAGAAGTTCATTAGAGTGGAGCTCCCTAAAGGGGAATCACAGCTGGCCAGGGAGCTGAGGAGGAGCATTCTGAGGGCCCTGTTACCGGAGTTAGAGGTCTCCTTGAGGGAGCTCAAGGGGATGCGCATTGAGACCAGCCTGAGGGATCAGGTGGCTGAGATCCTCCGGGATCAGGGGGATGAGGAGCTCGTAGATAAGCTGACCTACCTGATCTTG from Candidatus Korarchaeota archaeon NZ13-K includes the following:
- a CDS encoding DUF2703 domain-containing protein — protein: MGCLTIKLMSGRAKVTVYYTPECPADELLRELREALSEAGISHEIEEITLVNDEEAAEHKILGVPTVRINGVDVDPNFEDKGVYRAACTRIYKWEGRIYSYPPKGMIVEALRRLGLLGE
- a CDS encoding peroxiredoxin family protein, with the protein product MPKAKKLLIIASKGTLDMAYPPLILAQVGAAMGLEVGVFFTFWGLNIIRKDTVDKLKISPVGNPALGMPNILGMIPGMTALATSMMKRRIKAINMSSIREMIRECKELGVKFYACSNTVELMGLKREQLIDEVDDIVGATTFLEMASEDAIVLFI
- a CDS encoding HD domain-containing protein, with the protein product MSEEADMNFEIEREIASYLEGSEKLMGVFKRLREDPRIKGLLDMSNIVLVHRLKYNDHGLTHAMITTRNSLKILDILGPEIVVTEDWRDFEDSKLIVMVASFLHDIGNAVHREEHELLSVTLARPLVEEILRDYYGDPAKEVKIASMILEAIMCHMGRFEPTSIEAGVVATADGCDMEKERARIPFQLGRHDIHKFSALAVEEVRISRGEEKPLRITVGMRDPSGTFQVEEILLKKIRGVRFEGFVEVYAEIAGLERIRFI
- a CDS encoding NAD+ synthase; translation: MLTLDSLRIDLENAEKVIVGFIRGMVAGSKAKGVVLGVSGGVDSTVLAYLCVRALGKERVHGMILPDSRVTPRRDVDDSLEVVERLGINYWYRDIADIVESCERSEFFMKDQKLALGNLRARIRMSLLYYIANSRNLLVAGSSDRSELLIGYFTKYGDGAADLLPIGDLYKTQVRWLAERLGVPDGIARKPSSPALWEGQTAEGEIGMPYERVDLILHAIFDLKMDPDDLREHFGSDVDRVLEMHSRSAHKRTMPPIARVRV